AGTCTAACCACAAGGGATTGATTTTCTGGATTGACATCCTCCAAGAATATCCTTCTATGCAGCTTCTGCTGCTCAACTTGAGGGTTCTTGGCCAATACTTTCCTCATGTCAGCTACTATATTCTGTTTTGGACAAGTTCAAAGCAAAAATCAGCTAACAATTTATATAGAAAgttttttatatagaaataagCCTTCAAATTAcgaacagtttttttttaactaaagttCTTATACAAATGTTTATAGACTCCGAAATCTCAGATCCGGCCCTGGCACTTAACTTGCATAAACGATAATATAAGAGTGTTAGGAAACGcacatttattttgttaacgTCCAAGTAACTGATTGCTAGGTGAGTCTTGATACGCCAATGAGTTTTCTGAGTAATGTTTCTCACGACATTGACTGTGAACTTATGGTTTGGGATGTGGATCGCCTCTCGGTGGTCGCCTCTTACGATCGTTGGTGACCACCAACCAACATGCTGCAACAAACCATGTGAGAACCTAGGAATAGATTCACACAATATCTTAAGCTCGAAGATTATGTATGATTACTAACCTCCACAGTACCAGACACTTCATAGCCTTCAATCTTTATTTGAATCCTCTCGTTCCTAACAAATGGCCGGGTTGCGTGGATCATAATACTTGAAAGAAAGTTTGTCAGAATCTGGAACGGCAAAAAAATCAGGTTAATCaaatattatcttattcataataAAAATGTGAGTGAGGTCTCACCTCTCGGCCAGCAAGAGTAATCAAAACTGTCCCAAGACCTCCAGCAGTGAGCCATTTGTGAGTAGAGAAACCAAGCAACTCCATGAATAGTGCAACAGCAGCAACCCATACAGCAGAATACACTGCTTTCCCAGCAAATTGAAATCCCATCTGTTCCATTTTGGAAAAATTGGCAAACCATACTGAGTAGAAACCCAGTTAGATTTCTAATCTTGGAAGCAGAAACTTTCAGTAACATTACATACATTTCTTGCATCGTTTGGGTCACTTGTTTCAGAGAAGAGCTTCTGTGTTTGTTGGATAAGACTACATGGACACATAATCAGAAGTCATGAGATATGTAGCACTAACATATATAACATAAGATGAAAAAGATAACACGCTTACCTCGATATGCAATAGGCAAATGTAAGTACTGTTGACAATGACCTCACAAAATTCAAAAGCCGATCTTTTACAATTTTGCTAGCTTCAGTTGGAAGAACAACAGGATCTAACGCCCTTTATCCAAAATTAAACAATCTATCAATTATCTCAACAAAGCAATTCGAAAAAGTAGTATCACATATCTGAACAATGAACctaggaatatatatatacctgcAGATAAATAAGGCTCCTAACCATAGCAGCAGAGGTTGAACATACGAGGTCATAACACGGTACGTACCACTCTTTTTCCATCCGTTATCATTTTTCTTCTGCAATATTAGACCATTAATTTAAACCGAGGCAGCACCAGAAAAGAGAGCATGAAAAAAAGACTAAATAGTGGCTACACTTTACATTGATTAATAGGTTTCTTCCTTGGCGAACTAGAGGCACTATACCCCACAGggagaaaacaagaaaagcaaCAGCTGGCACCAACTTATTCACGAGAGGGTGTTGTTGTATTAACCTGTGTGAGCTGCAACACAAGGAGTGCAAATATTTACAGACTACACCTCAAAATTTCCCaccaaaaacaaatcacaacATCCCTAAGGATAACCATGGCAATAACAAAGCATGAGCGGTTACTTCCGCAATTTCAGTAGAATCAGTGAGTCAGATGCCTTATAATAATAGAAATTATAATAGTTTCAAGTGGACATTCTGCAAGtgacaagagaaaaaaaaaagagagagacttaCTTTGTTAGCACCACAGTGGCAGCTCTGATAGGAGGTTCGATGACCTTGACTCCTGCATAAAAAGAATGACACCTAAAAGCAGTGGCTCTGCATGGTACTGAAGAAATAGGCCTACGAAGATAATCCGAGAGTAAAATATTCCTGAAACAATGTTGTCCCAACTGtatagaaagagaaaaaaaaaacaataagtaACCAACTATCAGCAAACCAAGTTGAATGACTAAATGTAAGctggttttaaaatattaccGGAACAACTAATGAGAGAGGACTCTTTGATATACCCATCCTAGTACTCATGGCACTCTGAGAAGAAGCACATATTTAGAACGGGGAAGaagatatataaattaaaagaaaacgaTTACAGGGGGGGATAAAACTGAAGAAACATACATCTTCTGGCTTATAGCACCCTTGGTTTCTGCAAAGACCAACGCCATGGGACAAATGCAATGAACCATAGAGGGTCATATTTTGAGCAGAGTCAATGAGGTGTTAGTAAGCACCGATCATAAGCCTCACAgtcaaacggaaaaaaaaaactaaagggtGCCAACACGAGCTCTGCAATAGACAAATGAAACACACCATTGAAACATAAGTGTATGATTCAGATGCAGCAAACAACAGTTCCAGTGAAAGTCTACCATCTTAAGAGTAGTATTTATTCTATATAACAAAGAGTGAGAATAGTTAAAGCAATGAAAAAAGACCTATGCAGTATGATCCTTGAGACAATTAATAATCACAACAATCTGACATTGAACTGATAAGGAACTAGAGCGCCTCCGAACACACAAAACACTGTTCGATTCGGTCCGTGTGTGCCGTATTCATAACCATAAACCTATACTATATGGATCACAACTATAATTAACTTACATAAGCTAACCTAACACGAACCATACAGAGCCGAAGAtaagttaaaaacaaaatacgAATCCAAAATAGAAGTTACAATCGAAAGAATCGATGCAGAAACATGAACCTATCTATATAGAAAAGGGAAAGACTCACCTCggattgttttttaaaaaataactcaAAGGGAAGTGACAATTAGgtttcaagcttgtttcttcaGAGAGATGCTTCTAGGAAGAGAGGAGAGGATTCGCGCAGACTGCAATACGGTGTCGTTTCCGAATGAACAACGTTTCGACACGTCAGAATGATAGTCTCCCGCATAAtggcattttatttttttaaactaactaTTCCACTTGTCGACTACAAAACATAtcactttcctttttttctgaTAAGcactttccatttttgttacacccaaaaatatattttttcaatttaaaatttacagTATTCAAGAAAACCAGAAAAATGAAGAGTTCAAATCATTTTAGAGGAGAAAGTAAATGGATAGTTTGAGTCTAAGGCTACTAGCTCATGTCTTACCATATAACAGATGTGGCTGATACAAAGTTTCCAGATGATTCAGTTGGGTCTGAAAATGTTAAACCTGCAGCACGTTGGGCTATTGAAGATCAGAGAACAGAAGAATCAAGATAAGCACTCTCTCAGATCAAACGTTCATCCTAATTACAATTTACAAACACCTCAGGGAGGTCCGCACTGAACTAACCATCTGGCTCCAAAAAAAGTTTGCTGCTAAAGAAAGAGATCAAATCAAGAGCTGCAACTCTGGGAGACATACAAAATAAGATAACAGAAagtttactatatatttatcaagGAGCTAAACTTGGAGGTGAAGTATCAAACATGAAAAAGGAGAACAATAGGATCTCAGAAAAGCTGCAAACAGGTTTAGATCAAGTTACAAAACTGCAGCAAGAGGCTGATAAGACACCTGAGAAGTTGAGTGAGGAGTTTTTGCTTTCTGAGTACAAGAAGAAAGTTCTAGTACACAGTCTTTGCGAGATATCAAAACTCGTATCCCTCTGAGGTCATTCATCTTTGATGTAAACCCTAAGAAGCAAAGACTATCACTTTTCGCTTGTATCCAACCTTCAGTAGTGTAGAAGAAGATGAAGCCTGATATGATTCATAGAAAACGTGGACATCTCTTCACGTACTACTACGTCAAATATGTGTTATGAATATTTAAAGCTTCCTTGCATAGTTGCATGGGACTCTAACATGTACAAGAATGTGATCCATATGGTTGAGGATTTCAGTTTTTTTCAACTTAGTTATGGTATAGATTGGACTTCTAATAAGTTTTGTTATAGTTGTTAAATAGTGCGACTTCAAATCAAAGTAGTGTATCAAACGTTAAGATAGATACTACTTTAATTTGCATCTGATTATTGTATTAGGAAATATACCGAAGTTTATAATTTTGAGTTATAATAATATTGGTGAAGCTTGTGAATTACTTTACATTCCTACTTATATGATGTgtagaaaacatataaataacatttatttttactattataactttttttttaaagacagAAAAAGTCATGTGGCCATCAGCCATCTATCTACAGCTAGCAGCCTAGCACAATCGTGTTAGTCTAAAGCTTTCACGGCTGTTGTTTGACTAATGGACGATTCATACATCTTCTTCGTGATCTTTGCCGTAAACGAAAGAAATTACACAAATAAATTTATCGGGTTTTGTCACTTTTCCATTGTTAACATCTATTAGTTGTATATTAATACTTTCATTAGCGATTGTACCAAAATTTACTCGTTAATCTATGTACacaataatagtaatttttaagaGGTGTGTAAAGTGCAAGGCAAGCATCATTACCCAGTGTGTAAATTACCCACTAAACACGGAGTTACTGTCAGAAAATGTAATCtttattcttattatattttataattcatccaaaactttattttattttttgtcttcTGTGAAGGTTAATCTTTTAAATTAATTCATCATGTCCTAAATTTGGTTTcatacgtttttttttaaaatccaaattttataTCTGTAAAACTATTCTGGAAATTTCTCTAATAAAATCTTCcagatttataaataaatcattttgaTTTCCAGTCTTGGTTCAGGAAAGATCTTTTCATTTACTTAATTCTTTTGTGATTAGTACTTAAGTATGCAAACTTGTAATACTGATCAATGAAATATATTaacccactacaagaaaacagcgacatactgagggaaaatatcgtcggtatgtcgtcggaataacgctattccgacgacataccgacgaaaaaagttcTCGGAAATAACTTCTCGGaatttcatttttcctcggaaattcctcggaaatttccgacggaattccgaggaaacgaatttccgaggaaattccgaggaccacaTGTTCGTCcggatttcctcggaatattccgaggaagatgtcgtcggaatatcccgagggatacacttcctcggaatatttccaaaattaaaaaaaaaatataaatttatttttttaaattgaaattcgaaaatataaaattaaaattgaaatagaaaatatatttaaaatacaaaaaaaataaaatagtttttataaataaaaaaatgttttataaatacaaaattagttataataaatataaatatttttataaatatgaaatcatctttttataaatacaaaatagtttttataaatacaaaaaaactaaaatagtttttataaataaaaaaatgttttataaatacaaaattagttataataaatataaatatttttataaatatgaaatcatctttttataaatacaaaatagtttttataaatacaaaaaataataaaatagtgtttataaatcaaaaaatgttttataaatacaaaattagttttaataaatataaatatttttataaatatgaaatcatctttttataaatacaaaatagtttttataaatacaaaaaataataaaatagtgtttataataaaaaaatgttttataaatacaaaattagttttaataaatataaaatagtataaaaattaaaaaaatagtttaaataaatcacaaaaacagttaataattacaaaaaatagttttaaaaatatttaaaatgttaaataattacaaaaaatagttttcataatattaaaaatgtttaataaatatagaaatttatattttttatataaaatacataaaacgttttataaccacaaaattaataaaaactaaaaaaaaaaattcaaatcaagtgatacAAATCaaatctaccattcaccctaacaaaatctataaatctaccattcaccctaacaaaatctataaatctcattccaaaatcatcaaatctacttaaaaaccatacaaatctaacctaaaagagtgggatagggttcatacatgaGGATTAGGGTGGAAATCGCgagggagaagagagaaagcgCCGCAAATCGCAAggaagaagagaggagtcgaCGAAATCGCAGGAGAAAGAGAGATTGCGgcggagagaaatggggaagaaggtcgggctcgacctaataaaatgagGGGTCCGACGGaaattatccgtcggaatttcctcggaaatatttactatat
The window above is part of the Brassica napus cultivar Da-Ae chromosome C3, Da-Ae, whole genome shotgun sequence genome. Proteins encoded here:
- the LOC106430285 gene encoding mechanosensitive ion channel protein 2, chloroplastic, with the protein product MTLYGSLHLSHGVGLCRNQGCYKPEDSAMSTRMGISKSPLSLVVPLGQHCFRNILLSDYLRRPISSVPCRATAFRCHSFYAGVKVIEPPIRAATVVLTNSHRLIQQHPLVNKLVPAVAFLVFSLWGIVPLVRQGRNLLINKKNDNGWKKSGTYRVMTSYVQPLLLWLGALFICRALDPVVLPTEASKIVKDRLLNFVRSLSTVLTFAYCISSLIQQTQKLFSETSDPNDARNMGFQFAGKAVYSAVWVAAVALFMELLGFSTHKWLTAGGLGTVLITLAGREILTNFLSSIMIHATRPFVRNERIQIKIEGYEVSGTVEHVGWWSPTIVRGDHREAIHIPNHKFTVNVVRNITQKTHWRIKTHLAISYLDVNKINNIVADMRKVLAKNPQVEQQKLHRRIFLEDVNPENQSLVILISCFVKTSHREEYLSVKEAILLDLLRVISHHRARLATPIRTIRKMHTAADMENAPFGESMYGPGGVGSKRPSVVIEPSYKIYGEDKSKSPKSASDTTNKVRDERGVKPGAKPVSKPATTAKDEAKVSGGAEKPKTKRSGSKTKSPKKDTTDGSTSSVSRSAMEENLVLGVALEGSKRTLPIDEEEIQSSPKEADTKELTSAARRSGKGTLVADKEKEDGQSHTVASTEL